Part of the Gemmatimonadota bacterium genome, TGATCAACCGCCCCTCGCCGAGCACCAGGATCCGCTTGCCATTCACCACGAACTCCTCGACGAAGTCGCGGACGTGGCTGCGGTTGCTCGCCAGGCCGGCCAGCGATTCAAGGTCGAGCTCGACGTTGAAGTGGCCTGAGTTGGCGACGATCGCGCCGTCCTTCATCGCCGCGAAGTGTTCCCCGCGGATCACGTGGATGTTGCCGGTCAAGGTGCAGAAGAGGTCACCGAGTGGAGCGGCCTGTGCCATCGGCATCACCTCGAAACCGTCCATCTTGGCCTCGAGCGCCGCCACCGGATCGATCTCGGTCACGATCACCGTGGCGCCGGCCCCGCGCGCGCGCATGGCGAAGCCGCGTCCGCACCAGCCATAGCCAGCCACCACCACGGTGCTGCCGGCGAGGAGCATGTTGGTCGCGCGGATGATGCCGTCGAGGGTCGACTGGCCGGTGCCGTACCGATTGTCGAACATGTGCTTGGTGCGCGAATCGTTCACGGCGAGAATCGGGAAGCGCAGGATGCCTTCCTTCGCCATCGCCTTGAGCCGGATGACGCCGGTGGTGGTCTCCTCGGTGGAGCCCTTGACCCGCGCGACCATCGCCAGTCGTTCCTCGGGCGACAGCGCCTCGACCATCGCCTTGATCGGCGGCGCGAGGTCATCGAGGCGGCCGAGGGCCACCATCATCAGCGCGCCGACGAGATCGGCGCCGTCGTCCTGCGTGAGGTCGGGGCCGAACGCGAGCGCCTGCGCAAGGTGCGTGTAGTACGTCTCGTGATCTTCGCCCTTGATGGCGTAGACGTGCACCCCGTGATCGCGGACGAGGTGGGCCGCAACGTCATCCTGGGTCGACAGCGGATTCGACGCACAGAGCGCGATCTCCGCGCCGGCGGCCCGCAGGGTGATCATCAGGTTCGCCGTTTCGGTGGTGACGTGCAGGCAACAGGAGAGCTTGCGACCGGCGAGCGGACGCTCGGTGGCGAAGCGCGCACGAATCTGCCGCAACACCGGCATCGACCGTTCGGCCCACTCCGTGCGGCGCTTCCCCTCGTCGGCCAGGCCCAGGTCCTTGATGTCGTGCGGTGCGTCAATGGCAATGCTGGTCATGATGGTCCTCACGCCTTGACGGCGGTTCGAAGCTCGCGGACCCGGTCGGTCCGCTCCCAGGTGAAGCGCTCGACGCGCTGCGGACGATGGCCGGCATCTTCGTAGATCCCCTTTTCGTAGGGGCGGCCGAAGTGGCCATAGGCGGCGGTCGCGGAATAGATCGGCTGGCGCAGCTTGAGGTCGGCAATGAGCACGGCCGGGCGCAGGTCGAAGACCTCGCGCACCGCGCGCTCGAGCACCTCGTCCGGCACGACCCCGGTGCCGAACGAATTGACGAACACCGAGACCGGCCGTGCCACGCCGATGGCGTAGGCGACCTGCACCTCGCAGCGGCGGGCCAGCTTGGCGGCCACCAGGTTCTTGGCGACGTGGCGCACCGCGTAGGCCGCCGAGCGGTCGACCTTCGTCGGGTCCTTGCCGCTGAACGCGCCGCCGCCATGGCGCGCCATCCCGCCGTAGGTGTCGACGATGATCTTGCGGCCGGTGAGGCCGGCGTCGCCGTGCGGGCCGCCGATGACGAAGCGACCGGTCGGGTTGACGAGGAACTTGGTCTTGCTGCTGTCGAAGCCGAACTCCTCGAGCACCGGCACGATCACGTCCTCGACCATCGCACCCTGGATCGTCTTCTGCGACAGCGACCGATTGCCGACGCGGTCGGCATGCTGCGTCGAGAGCACGACCGTCTTCACGCCGATCGGGCGATCGCCCTCGTACTCGACCGACACCTGCGTCTTGCCGTCGGGCCGGAGCCAACCATGCCGGGGAATCCCCTTCCCGCCCCGGCGCACGGCCGCCAGCCGCTCCGCCAACCGGTGCGACAGGACGATCGGCAGCGGCATCAGCTGCTCGGTCTCGTCGGAGGCGTAGCCGAACATCATCCCCTGGTCGCCGGCGCCCTGGTCGTCGGGGCCCTTGCCGTCCACGCCCTGGGCAATGTCGGGCGACTGCCGGTCGATCGAGGAGAGGACGGCGCAGGTCCGGTAGTCGAAGCCGAACTGCGAGTCGGTGTAGCCGATCCGCTCGATCGTGGCGCGCACGATGTCGGCGATGTGGACGTAGGCTGACGTGGTGATCTCGCCGGCCACCACGGCCATGCCGGTGGTGACCAGTGTTTCACAGGCCACGCGCGCCGCGGCGTCGCGGGCGAGAATGGCGTCGAGCACGGCATCGGAAATCTGGTCGGCGACCTTGTCGGGGTGCCCTTCCGTGACCGATTCGGACGTGAAGATGTGGCGTGCGGCCGATGACATCGGGCCTCGCGAATGGAGTGAAGACCTCACGGGGAACGCGGCAAGCTAGTGCCCGTCGAAGGGTGCGGCAACGCGCCGGCCGGATCGACCAGCCGGAGGTCGAGGTGACGGCCCACCGCCTCGCGGAGGATCGTCTCGACGGCGCTGGTTGTGGTGGCCTCGGCGGCCGCCTCGGCCGCCTCCCGCGCGGCCGACATCGGCATGTTCCGGACCACCCACTTCACCAGCGGGATCGACGGCGGGGCAATCGAGAGCCGATCATAGCCGAGGCCGAGGAGCAGGACCGCCGAGATCGGGTCGGAGGCCATCTCGCCGCAGACGG contains:
- the ahcY gene encoding adenosylhomocysteinase; protein product: MTSIAIDAPHDIKDLGLADEGKRRTEWAERSMPVLRQIRARFATERPLAGRKLSCCLHVTTETANLMITLRAAGAEIALCASNPLSTQDDVAAHLVRDHGVHVYAIKGEDHETYYTHLAQALAFGPDLTQDDGADLVGALMMVALGRLDDLAPPIKAMVEALSPEERLAMVARVKGSTEETTTGVIRLKAMAKEGILRFPILAVNDSRTKHMFDNRYGTGQSTLDGIIRATNMLLAGSTVVVAGYGWCGRGFAMRARGAGATVIVTEIDPVAALEAKMDGFEVMPMAQAAPLGDLFCTLTGNIHVIRGEHFAAMKDGAIVANSGHFNVELDLESLAGLASNRSHVRDFVEEFVVNGKRILVLGEGRLINLAAAEGHPASVMDMSFANQALAAEYLVLQAGKLGNEVHKLPPAVDIQIATLKMAAMGAAFDTLTAEQQHYLASWDAGT
- a CDS encoding methionine adenosyltransferase; translation: MSSAARHIFTSESVTEGHPDKVADQISDAVLDAILARDAAARVACETLVTTGMAVVAGEITTSAYVHIADIVRATIERIGYTDSQFGFDYRTCAVLSSIDRQSPDIAQGVDGKGPDDQGAGDQGMMFGYASDETEQLMPLPIVLSHRLAERLAAVRRGGKGIPRHGWLRPDGKTQVSVEYEGDRPIGVKTVVLSTQHADRVGNRSLSQKTIQGAMVEDVIVPVLEEFGFDSSKTKFLVNPTGRFVIGGPHGDAGLTGRKIIVDTYGGMARHGGGAFSGKDPTKVDRSAAYAVRHVAKNLVAAKLARRCEVQVAYAIGVARPVSVFVNSFGTGVVPDEVLERAVREVFDLRPAVLIADLKLRQPIYSATAAYGHFGRPYEKGIYEDAGHRPQRVERFTWERTDRVRELRTAVKA